CACCTGTTTCTTGACGCCGGTACCGGTATTGTGAAAGGAGGCAACCGGCTGGCCGATCACCCTACCCCTGTTGGAGGGCGCATCCTGCTTACGCACGCACATAGCGACCATATTCAGGGCATTCCGTTTTTCAAACCCTTGTATCAGCCGCATCATCAGTTTCACATTCACATGCCGGAACAGGCCGGACAGAATTGTGAACAGGTGTTAAAAATGCTGATGGCACCGGCCTTTTTTCCGGTCAATACCGATGCCTTCAAGGCCTCAATCACATACATCACACAGGGCACAGCGCCTGTTAAATTTAGGGAAGGGTACGAAGTTGAAGCGCTGACCGCATGTCATCCCGGCAACACCTTCATGTATAAAGTGAAATACAAAAACCTGACGCTGGTGTATTGTCCCGATAATGAGCTGAAACCAAATGACAGCGCAATGCGGGCGCGCGTATCTGAATTTATCAACGGGTGCGACATGCTGATACACGACAGTCATGAAAGCCGGTCGAGCTATGAAAACAAGCGCGGCTGGGGACACTCAGCCTGGGAGGATGTTACGGAGCTGGCCTTTGAAGCCAGCGTAAAACAGCTCTATCTCACGCACCACGCCCCGGAATCCCGCGACGCGCATCTTGAACAGCGGCAGCAGCGGCTCAGCATGATGAACCGTCGTCCCCCTACCGCACTTTTTGCACGTGAAGGCTTTGTAACCGAACTCACTGCTTCGGCTTAAGCCAGGCATCATCGTTACTTGTTTGGGATTCAGGCGACCTGCTTCGAATACTCACGCATCCGCGCTTCCGGCTCTTCCGACTTCAATGAAGCCGAGGGTGATATCATCGCTCTGATGGGCTTTTCCGCGATGAAGGTCTACATCCTCAATCAAAGTACGGAGCATGATTTCCCCACTGCCATTGTTGCGATAAGCGGTCTCAAGAAGCTGCTCCATACGTTCAGCGGTGTACTCTTCCGTATCTGTGTTCATGGCTTCCGTAACGCCATCGGTATAGGCCGCAAGCACATCACCGGGTTTGAGCTGCAGCTCTTCCGTTGCATACGGAATCGCCATCACGCCCAGCATGAGTCCGCCTTTATTCAGTCTGAGAGGCATACCATTTCCGGAATCCTTCCGAAATAAGAGCACCGGATCATGCCCCGCCGAAATGGAAGTTAGTCTCAGATCTTCCTCATCAAGCAAGGCGAACCAACCTGTCACAAATTTATCCGGCGTCGTTGATTCTATCAGGAAGGTGTTAAGGGATTCAACAAAATGCTTGAGCTGAAAGCTTTTTTTGTGAATGATGAGGTAGCTGTGAATAAAGGAGAAAACGGACGACACAATAAGGGCAGCCGAAATACTTTTTCCGGTTACATCGGTCAGAAAGAACAGCGCCTGCCGATCATTAATCCGTATCAGATTGTAATAATCGCCGCCAAGGTGTTTTGCCGGACGCAAAAGGGTGTGCACGGAAAAAGAACGCAGTTCGGGCAGACGATCCGGCAGGATTTTGCGCTGAATGCTGCGCGCTGTTTCAAGCTCGGTACGCATTTGTTCTGCTTCAATCTCAAACTGCCCCAGCCGGTAGTTCTCAATAGCGATAGCACACTGCCCCGCAAGGGCAGAAAAAAACTGTTCATCCTGCGTATCAAAGCTGCGGTTGGATGATTTGTTCATCACCTGTATAACACCAATAAGAGTGCCCTTGCGCTCCATAGGGGCGCAAATCATGTTGCGGGTTACAAAGCCTGAACTCATATCAAAGGCTGGATTAAACCGCGGATCGGTATAGCAATCATCAATCCGCACGGTTTTCATTTCTTCTGCAACCCAGCCGGCTATGCCTTCACCAATATTTATTTCCTTCGACTTTATAAACGTGCCTTTTTCACCTTCCGCAACATAAAAAACGAGCTTCCCTGTTTTTTCATCAAACAGTAATAAGGAGGAGGCTTCGGCATCAAGAAGCTTTTTGCTGGTGTCAATTATGCTCTTAAGGAGCTCAGGAAGAGGCTTTTTCTCAATAATCTGATTGGAAATATCCTTAAAAAAAAGCGTTTTCCGCACCAGGCTTCGATAGTTCGTGCATGTATTGCAGTCATGTTTGGGGTCTGCGTACTCACTCATTTCGGTTTTATATTTGGTTTGTGATGTATCTTGTAATCTTATTTCAAAAAAGTTTCCCATGCGCCAAGCATTCAGTAAAATAATAGAATTTTTACTGTTATTTGTTGCATGCAGGACAAAAAAAAAGCTGCATGTTCACCTCTACCGGATATCCCGGTGCAAGCCGGTATCCGGTAGTGAACATACAGCCCGTGATTTTAAACAGCGCCTTACGTTAACTTAGGCTTCTTCTTCAGTGTGATGAAAGAGCTCCGCACGGAAACGCGGTGCTTCATGACGTTCCAGATAATAAATGAAGCGGTCATTGTCAAGATCCAGCTCCATCATCCATACGTTGGTCGTAGCTTCCGGAATCATCTCAGCGGTTACATCATCCGCGTGGAAAAACTGCTGAACGGCTGAACCGGCATCGCTGGCAAAGCCGCCATAGCCGTGCGAATCTCCGCTTGCTTCAAGCTCTTCCATCGTACGGACTTCACCCAAATGGTCGTGAAACAAGTGCAGCCCCTCATCCCGGCGCTCAACAACCCAGGCACCGTGCCAGTAATCGCCCCCCTCACGCAGTAGCTCAATGCGCACAAACTGATCGTTGCACTCAGAAACGTGCGTAACCAGCTGTGTGCCTACAAGCGCGTGATCTTCATTTTCCGGAAAAGTAGACTGACCGGTGAAGGTTTCCCCGCACAGCGCCTGAAGATTGGCAAAAAAGTCATCATGCGCACTCGTTTCTGCCGGCACCTGATAGTCAGCCTGTTCCGGTGAACCGCAGGCAGAGAAAGCAAAGGTGAGTGCGAGAAGCGAAATGCCCAAAAGATATAATCTCATAAGTAGAATGGTTTCAAAGTTTTGATGGATGTTTTAAGAGAATTTGAAAATGCTGAATTCAAAGGGCAAATTCAACTTATGAACCGGCTTAAACAAGCTTTATCTGAGCAACAGCATTTTTTCCGTAAAAAAGCGTCCGTCGGCCTGTAAGCGCACCAAATAGACGCCCGAAGCTAGTGCACTTCCGTCAAAAACCACATCATAGCGTCCCGGTGATTGCACCCCGTCAGCCAGCGTTGCGATCCGCCGCCCCGTCACATCATATACCGTAAGCCGCACGCGGGTTTGGCTGCCAATTTCGTACGGAATAATCGTCTGCGGATTAAACGGGTTGGGGTAGTTGTTGCCCAGCGCTACAATAAAAGGAAGTTCGTAGCCAGCCGGCGGCGCTGTGGTTTCATCAGGAAACTGCACCGCGCTGATATCGAGATAAAGGGTGTGTCCGCTTTCCCAGCTTGTCAGCATACCGTCAGCTGCCGTATAGCGGTACACCGCAGGCGCCCCATCTCCAGAGTAGCTGCGGCTCAGAAGTTCAGCGGTAAGAAGCGATGGCTGAAGCCGGTCTGTATCGAGCGTAATGCGCAAACCTGTTTCCATGGCCGGGCTCAGGAACACCCCCGTTTCACGCAGGTCTATCGATACCTCATTAAAATCCCGGATATCATGTAGCGAAACCCGCACCGGATTACCAATCGCGCGCTCGACCCTGCTGCCGTCCTGCCGCAGTTCTACGAGCTCAGCCACAAGTGCGGGATCACTGCCTTCCGGAAAATCCAGCACGCCGGTATGAAGCGTCACTTTATTCAGGACTCCGGCCATGCGCGGCAGGCGATAGACCACGCCATTTTCTGCGTTAAGTAGCATGGAAGCACTGCCGGACTGATTCAGCACCCCGGGCTGCCACAAATGCAGACCCGACACGCCATCAAGCGCGTCCCCGTCGGGCAATGCCGCAATGGCCCCCAAAAGATCGAGCTTGCCCATGCCCCAGCGCGGGTGCGGCACCTCTCCCGTAAACTGATCCGTGCGGGCTCCTTCAACAATGGCCTGCTTGATGGTAGCGTGCATGGCGTTCGGGAAAGCCTGCAGCATAAGTGCCGCGGCCCCTGCTGCCACCGGCGACGCCATGCTTGTGCCCGCCATCCACATGTAGTCTTCCCCGGGCTGTACCGAATTGCCGGAGCCCCCGCTGCTGCGGGACCGGGCAGCGGCCACAAAACGCCCCGGCGCCGTGACCTCCGGCTTCAGCCTGCCGTCACGGGTTGGCCCGGTTCCGGTAAAAAAAGCCAGGCTGCCAAGCGGATTCGATTCCCGCTGAAACACCAGACCACTCTGATTCAGCCAGTTGTTCTGCATCACATAGCCGCCTGTTGTCAAAACCGACTTTCCGGTGCCAGGCGTCGTGACCGTGAAATCAGACGTAGCGCCCTGCTGCGAAATCGTGAGATTCCCAACCCTGTTCAGGACCATCCATGACTGAAACGGGCCGTCATAATCCGCTATGCTGATCCGCCAGCTGCCCGAAGCGGGCG
This genomic stretch from Cyclonatronum proteinivorum harbors:
- a CDS encoding GAF domain-containing SpoIIE family protein phosphatase; the encoded protein is MSEYADPKHDCNTCTNYRSLVRKTLFFKDISNQIIEKKPLPELLKSIIDTSKKLLDAEASSLLLFDEKTGKLVFYVAEGEKGTFIKSKEINIGEGIAGWVAEEMKTVRIDDCYTDPRFNPAFDMSSGFVTRNMICAPMERKGTLIGVIQVMNKSSNRSFDTQDEQFFSALAGQCAIAIENYRLGQFEIEAEQMRTELETARSIQRKILPDRLPELRSFSVHTLLRPAKHLGGDYYNLIRINDRQALFFLTDVTGKSISAALIVSSVFSFIHSYLIIHKKSFQLKHFVESLNTFLIESTTPDKFVTGWFALLDEEDLRLTSISAGHDPVLLFRKDSGNGMPLRLNKGGLMLGVMAIPYATEELQLKPGDVLAAYTDGVTEAMNTDTEEYTAERMEQLLETAYRNNGSGEIMLRTLIEDVDLHRGKAHQSDDITLGFIEVGRAGSADA
- a CDS encoding MBL fold metallo-hydrolase, which encodes MTDHKNPASMRIEFLGVRGSVPTPGKHTLSYGGNTSCVLIQFSDSDHHLFLDAGTGIVKGGNRLADHPTPVGGRILLTHAHSDHIQGIPFFKPLYQPHHQFHIHMPEQAGQNCEQVLKMLMAPAFFPVNTDAFKASITYITQGTAPVKFREGYEVEALTACHPGNTFMYKVKYKNLTLVYCPDNELKPNDSAMRARVSEFINGCDMLIHDSHESRSSYENKRGWGHSAWEDVTELAFEASVKQLYLTHHAPESRDAHLEQRQQRLSMMNRRPPTALFAREGFVTELTASA
- a CDS encoding S8 family peptidase — protein: MLLRYRTGFRFLWIIFFLGMMAFSPAMAQQAVTSLDWVRGVSQGETLQRGAEFRPDMHPLVQRVLRISEAELQEVRARNHGEDFGLVGEPAAETLYFEVILHAETLPTDFRQPGRWMKATQGVYALRLTYAELRDLADSASFDWLEPALLHETTGNRARAESRADALHQGIWQNTTLTGQGVIAAVFDSGIDVTHPAFRHPEDSLRSRIKYVWDQTLTPQDEEQSPPPPFDYGVLYTRADIEAALATGDGIRSQDSNGHGTHVAGTMAGGGPHLPGMAPEADLVVIKGGNQSFTAFDIISAVQFSASLRETYNRPVVTNFSIGGLFHARDGSEATERAMDAATENPGVMMVTAAGNNGSELRYFGGMAGTDDIILDIPAYTPRLGPFNDRLLVDIWLKSDAPATLRVTTPGGAVYEWEPGSFSGADDFSEGVIEGENFVHAPNGHRRLIFYVGDDDAAFPPASGSWRISIADYDGPFQSWMVLNRVGNLTISQQGATSDFTVTTPGTGKSVLTTGGYVMQNNWLNQSGLVFQRESNPLGSLAFFTGTGPTRDGRLKPEVTAPGRFVAAARSRSSGGSGNSVQPGEDYMWMAGTSMASPVAAGAAALMLQAFPNAMHATIKQAIVEGARTDQFTGEVPHPRWGMGKLDLLGAIAALPDGDALDGVSGLHLWQPGVLNQSGSASMLLNAENGVVYRLPRMAGVLNKVTLHTGVLDFPEGSDPALVAELVELRQDGSRVERAIGNPVRVSLHDIRDFNEVSIDLRETGVFLSPAMETGLRITLDTDRLQPSLLTAELLSRSYSGDGAPAVYRYTAADGMLTSWESGHTLYLDISAVQFPDETTAPPAGYELPFIVALGNNYPNPFNPQTIIPYEIGSQTRVRLTVYDVTGRRIATLADGVQSPGRYDVVFDGSALASGVYLVRLQADGRFFTEKMLLLR